A part of Miscanthus floridulus cultivar M001 chromosome 6, ASM1932011v1, whole genome shotgun sequence genomic DNA contains:
- the LOC136460679 gene encoding uncharacterized protein, translating into MLPVQFGTVSNYCVKHINFYVADFNTAYHAILGRPALAKFMAIPHYAYLVLKMPSPTGVLALRANLSIAYACETESHALAEATDLSIQMASMVAEAKMLPVDMEIPELEPPYASAKSKEVKEVGLGLDDPSKTVKIGAHLDPK; encoded by the coding sequence atgctaccagtacagtttggcacagTGAGCAACTATTGCGTCAAGCACATTAACTTCTACGTCGCTGATTTCAACACCgcttaccatgccatacttggtcggccagctctggccaagttcatggctataccgcacTATGCGTacttggtgctgaagatgccttcgcctacaggagttctggccctgcgggctaacctctccatcgcctacgcctgcgagacagagagtcacGCTCTTGCCGaagctaccgacctctccatccagatggccagcatggtcgccgaagccaaaaTGCTACCCGTCGACATGGAGATACCAGAGCTAGAACCTCCCTATgcttccgccaagtccaaggaagtgaaggaggtcggcctcgggctcgacgacccctccaagaccgtgaagattggggctcaccttgaccccaaatag
- the LOC136460680 gene encoding uncharacterized protein gives MYFDGALNINSASAGILFITSTKDKLRYVLWIHFAASNNTAEYEACLHGLRIAIELDVKCLMVYGDSALVINQLNKDWSCSNDKMDAYCTEIRKLEGKFYGIEYHHVVRDQN, from the coding sequence atgtacttcgacggtgccctcaacatcaacagtgctagtgcgggcattctgttcatcacatcgaccaaggataagctccgatacgtcctctgGATACACTTCgcggcctccaacaacaccgccgaatacgaagcatgtctccacggactccgtatagctatTGAGCTCGACGTCAAATGccttatggtatacggggactccgcgctggtcatcaaccagcttaacaaagattggtcttgttCCAATGATAAGATGGACGCTTATTGCACtgaaattaggaagcttgaagggaagttctatggtatcgagtaccaccacgtggtacgcgaccaaaatTAG
- the LOC136460681 gene encoding uncharacterized protein, which produces MLPVQFGTVSNYCVEHINFYIADFNTAYHAILGRLALAKFMAIPHYAYLVLKMPSPAGVLALRANLSIAYACETESRALAKDTNLSIQMASMVAEAKTLPVDMEIPELEPPYASAKSKEVKEVGLGLDDPSKTVKIGAHLDPK; this is translated from the coding sequence atgctaccagtacagtttggcacggtGAGCAACTATTGCGTCGAGCACATTAACTTCTACATCGCCGATTTCAACACCgcttaccatgccatacttggtcggctagctctagccaagttcatggctataccgcacTATGCGTacttggtgctgaagatgccttcgcctgcaggagttctggccctacgggctaacctctccatcgcctacgcctgcgagacagagagtcgtGCTCTCGCCAAAGataccaacctctccatccagatggctagcatggtcgccgaagccaaaaCGCTACCCGTCGACATGGAGATACCAGAGCTAGAACCTCCCTATgcttccgccaagtccaaggaagtgaaggaggtcggcctcgggctcgacgacccctccaagaccgtgaagattggggctcaccttgaccccaaatag